Genomic segment of Flavobacteriales bacterium:
ATCAAATAGAAGTTAGAAACAATAGCGGCAACCCCATCGATTTGGTGTTGGAAGATCAAATACCGACCACCACCAATCAGAACATCAAAATTGAACTGGTAAATGCCGATGGTGGGGAGCTGAATGCTCAAACGGGTTTGATAACTTGGCGAATGAAATTAGCTCCGCAGAAAAAACAGATTGTCAAATACAAATACACCATTGAATATCCTAAAGAACAGACATTGGGCGGATTGTGATGGATGAAACATCGGCAGGACACTGAATGAACACGCCGTAGGAACACGCTGTAGGAACACGCCTCGAGGCGTGTTCCTACAGCGTGTTCATTTCCGTTCGTCAAATAAGGCTTTTTGTTGATGCCGAACACCTTATTTTTGCCCAATATATCATCATGAGTTCAAAAAAATATTTGTTAATACTGATTTTGTTGGTGGCTGCGGCAGTGGGGTTGTATGTCTTGAGGGGCCAAAAACTAAATAGCCATAAAAACACAGAGGATTTTTACATCGAGAATCCCGATAAAGTGGAAATGATTTTTATGACCAATTTATTAGGGGATAAACAGATTTTTCTTAAAAAAAGTGCCGATGGAAATTGGACGGTAAATGACAGTTTTCCAGCCAACAAAAAAGAAGTTGATTTTTTGTTAAACGGAACTATGGCCAAACTGCGAACCACCGGCCCTGTGCCAAATGCAGCCAAGCAAAATATTATAAAAGCCATGGCCATAGATGGAATAAAGGTGGAAATATATGAGAACGGAAAAAACCCAATAAAGACCTATATTGTTGGAGGCACCACACCTTCATTGTTGGGAACCTATTTTAAAAATGAGGGAAATGTTGACCCCAAAATTGTTGCTATTCCTGGAGAAGAAGGGTTTGTAAATATTCGTTATTCGTTGGATTTAGACAATTGGATAAGCCGCACCATTTTTGACAGCAAGAGATTGGATATTGAAGAAGTGGAAGTGATTTATGGAGAAACTCCGCTGCATGGGTTTAAAATGGTTCAGAATAGCGATGGAAATATCGATTTTACGGCTGAAAAATTTGATGAGAAAATGCTAAACGGAGCGGCAGTGAAATCGTATCTGAATAATTTTGAATTGAAGAATTTTGAGGGGTTTATTTATGCTAATGATTCTTTAAAAGACTCACTTTTAAAAACAACGCCATATTGCACTATTCGGCTAAAAAGTAAGAACAGAGGTGTTGATGAACTTAAATTTTACCGTAAAAAAAGCTACGAAAAAATGCACGGTTTGTATGATTCACAAGGCAATCAATTGGCGTATGACCCAGATAGATTTTATGGAATCTACAACAAACTCGGCAGAGTGCTGATAGTGCAGGATTATACATTCTCAAAAAATTTAAGAAGCGTCAATAACTTCTTGCTCACAAACCCCGAGTAATATCATATCCGTCTAATGTTTTTGGCAATTATGGTAAATTGCCAAAAGGTTCGTAGCTTCGTACGTTCTGTTATACCACATTTGAATGATATGAAACGGTTATTTGGCCTACTATTTCTTTATATTTTTTATTTCAACGCCTATTCTCAAATTACACAAGACACTATAAACAATCCATATTGGGTTGAAATGATGCAAAACCCATCGGTAAATTTTTTCCAAACCCAGCGGGCATTTGAACTTTATTGGAGTAACAAAACCATCGAAAAAGGCTCAGGTTACAAACCCTTTAAACGGTGGGAATATGCCAAATGGCAAATTATTGACAGCTTGGGAAACATTCCGGCTCCCGGAGTTTTGGAAGCAGAAGTTGAAAAATATCTTAGACAAAGAGGTGCAATGGGAGGTGGTTTTGGAAGTTTTAGTCGAGGTGGAGCTTTGGGAAGTGGGACACCTACTTGTCAGCAAACTGGAAATTGGTTAGAAATTGGCCCCAGATATTTGCCCTCAAACCGAACTGGACAGCCCAATGGTTTGGGAAGAATTAACTCCATTGGTTTTCATCCTACAGATAGCAATATTGTGTATGTGGGTGCACCAGCGGGTGGACTTTGGCGGAGCTATGATGGCGGAAATACATGGGCAACCAATACCGATTCGTTGGCTACGCTCGGTGTTTCGTCTATAGCCGTTGACCCCAATAATCCCGACACAATTTATTTAGGTACGGGCGATAGAGATGCCAGCGACAGTTATGGCCGAGGTGTCTTTAAAAGTACGGATGGCGGTCAGACATGGAATCAGACTGCTACGGGCATGGGCAACAGAACCGTTGGTAAATTGTATATCGACCCACGAAACACCCAAATTTTGTTGGCAGCTACCGATGGTGGAATATACAGAAGCACAAATGGCGGGAATAATTGGACTCAGGTTCAAACTGGAAATTTTAAAGATTTAACACTTGATGCGGTCAATCCGGACTTTGCGTATGCATGTGCAAGTTCAGCAAAATATTATAAGTCAACCGATAATGGAGCAACCTGGACAAACATTACCACAGGTTTACCCTCCGGGAAATCGAGAATGGCCGTGGCAGTTACCCCAGCCGATTCCAATTTTGTGTATGCGGTGGTCACCAATTCCAGCACTTTTGCCGGATTGTATTTGTCGGTGGATAGAGGAAGCAGTTTTACATTAATGAGCGATACCCCGAACATTATGGACTATTCGCACCTCGGCACCGGAACGGGGGGGCAGGCATGGTATGATTTGGATATAGCCGCCGACCCATTGGATAAATCCATTTTATATGTGGCCGGAGTTAATATTTTTCAGAGCAAAGACAGTGGTAAAACATGGAAAATAAACGCCCATTGGGTGGGCAGTGGTGGTGCACCCGAAGTGCATGCCGACAACCACGTTATGGAATATCAACCTGCTACCAATACACTTTTTACCGGAAATGATGGAGGAATTTATTTTACAAAAGATTTGGGAAAAAATTGGACCGATATAAGTTCTGGAATCGGCAATGCCCAAGTATATAGAATTGGTCAAAGTGCCACCAATAGGGATATGCTCATAAATGGCTATCAGGATAATGGAACAGGATTGATGGAAAATATGAGCTGGTTCACCACTGTGGGCGGAGACGGAATGGACTGCCTCATTGACCCCAGCGACCCTACGTGGAGCTATAGCGATTTGTATTATGGCGATATCCGACGCTCAAAAAATGGTTCGAGTCAAGGAACCATCGGTGCCAATGGCAAAAACGGCATTACAGAGCAGGGAGCATGGGTAACTCCTTTTGTGTTGATGGAAGGCACACCCAGCACCATGTTTGCCGGATACAAAAACGTTTGGAGAACAACCAACGTTACGGCAGCAACTACTTCAGCGGTTACCTGGACTAAAATTTCAGACAATGTTGCTGGGTCGAATTCACAAAATATTATTGCCTTAGAAAACGCTCCTGCCGACCCTGATATTTTGTATGTTTCCCGCTCGGGAAATGTTTTTTACAAAAGCACCAACGTTTCTGCCGCCACACCAACTTGGACAGATTTAACATCAAACTTACCCAACAATGCCAATGTAATGACCATAGAGTCTCATTCAACAATGAAAAACAGGGTTTGGATTACGCAATCAAATAAAGTGTATCAATCAGACGATGGGGGCAGCAATTGGACAAATATCTCAAGCGGACTGCCTAATATTCCGTTGTTAAGTTTGGTTTTCGACAGCAGCAGCCGACTCCAGGGCATGTATATTGGCACCTATATGGGGGTGTTTTACAAAGATACCACCATGAGCTCATGGCAGTGGTATAACGACAATATGCCCATCAATACTCGAGTAAATGATATTGAAATATATTACAGCCCGCAGGGTAGAGACAAAAGCCATGTGGTGTGTGGCACGTATGGGCGAGGCAACTGGCGGTCTCCGCTTTATGACGAAGATTTGGAAGCTCCCATTGCCGGAATGGAGTATTCATCTAATAAATTGTGTTTGGGAGAAACGCTTTCATTGACAGATACTTCCGAAAATTTGCCAACTGCCTGGCTGTGGAAATTCTCGCCCAATACGGTTTCGTTTGTTAACGGAACAGACAGTTGCAGCCAGCATCCGCAGGTGGTTTTTAATGCTAAAGGCAAATATTCGGTTAAGTTTTATGCCGAAAACTGTGCAGGGTATGATTCGTTAGAGATGATTGATTTTGTGGAAGTTTTTTCTTCCATTAAAGCGGCAAGTTGTACACCCAAAACAAATAACACCACCATCAATGCCGGATTTGGCACATACAGTGTAAGCATTGACGGAAAAACGGTTACCAGCAGCGGAACCCGAAGTGAGGGCGAATATTTAGACATGGCTTGCCAAGAAATATTTACCTTAAAAAATGATACAAGCTATTTTGTGGACGTAACTCATGGAAAGAGCTATAAAGAATATCTCAAAATTTATATCGACTTTAATAACAACGGAAACTTGGAAGATGCCGGAGAGTTGGTGGTGGATGCGGCCAATGGTTTTACCCACCACGACACCATACAAATTCCAATAACCGCGGTAACTAATACCCTTATTCGCATGAGGGTAATGGGCGATTATGGCACCATACAACATAGTTGCGATACCTTGGGCTATGGGCAAACCGAAGATTACGGCGTGGTGCTGGAAGCCTTAAAACCAATACCTCATTTTGTGATAGATACAAATTCAATTTGCCAAAACGGATTTGTTACCCTTACCGACAGTAGTGTAGGTTCGATATACAAACGCCGATGGTATATGAGCAAATATGGAACACTTACCTTTAAATCGGATTTGGATGGTCCGGTTACGTTCAATTTGCCCGACACCGGATATTATTATGCCGAGTTGGTGCTAAACGACAGCATCGTTTCCAAAAGAATAGATTCCATTGTTTATGTAAAACCGATTCCCAAAACCAATTTGGGTGTTATCAATGGGTCGAATACCGTTTGTGAAGGTGCAAGTGTTGTTTTGAAAAACACCACCAATTATAAAACGGCCAGCTTTGAGTGGTATAGAAATGGAGCAAAAATGAACGGATTATCCGATTCTATTATCACACTGGGCAATG
This window contains:
- a CDS encoding DUF4340 domain-containing protein, which codes for MSSKKYLLILILLVAAAVGLYVLRGQKLNSHKNTEDFYIENPDKVEMIFMTNLLGDKQIFLKKSADGNWTVNDSFPANKKEVDFLLNGTMAKLRTTGPVPNAAKQNIIKAMAIDGIKVEIYENGKNPIKTYIVGGTTPSLLGTYFKNEGNVDPKIVAIPGEEGFVNIRYSLDLDNWISRTIFDSKRLDIEEVEVIYGETPLHGFKMVQNSDGNIDFTAEKFDEKMLNGAAVKSYLNNFELKNFEGFIYANDSLKDSLLKTTPYCTIRLKSKNRGVDELKFYRKKSYEKMHGLYDSQGNQLAYDPDRFYGIYNKLGRVLIVQDYTFSKNLRSVNNFLLTNPE
- a CDS encoding PKD domain-containing protein encodes the protein MKRLFGLLFLYIFYFNAYSQITQDTINNPYWVEMMQNPSVNFFQTQRAFELYWSNKTIEKGSGYKPFKRWEYAKWQIIDSLGNIPAPGVLEAEVEKYLRQRGAMGGGFGSFSRGGALGSGTPTCQQTGNWLEIGPRYLPSNRTGQPNGLGRINSIGFHPTDSNIVYVGAPAGGLWRSYDGGNTWATNTDSLATLGVSSIAVDPNNPDTIYLGTGDRDASDSYGRGVFKSTDGGQTWNQTATGMGNRTVGKLYIDPRNTQILLAATDGGIYRSTNGGNNWTQVQTGNFKDLTLDAVNPDFAYACASSAKYYKSTDNGATWTNITTGLPSGKSRMAVAVTPADSNFVYAVVTNSSTFAGLYLSVDRGSSFTLMSDTPNIMDYSHLGTGTGGQAWYDLDIAADPLDKSILYVAGVNIFQSKDSGKTWKINAHWVGSGGAPEVHADNHVMEYQPATNTLFTGNDGGIYFTKDLGKNWTDISSGIGNAQVYRIGQSATNRDMLINGYQDNGTGLMENMSWFTTVGGDGMDCLIDPSDPTWSYSDLYYGDIRRSKNGSSQGTIGANGKNGITEQGAWVTPFVLMEGTPSTMFAGYKNVWRTTNVTAATTSAVTWTKISDNVAGSNSQNIIALENAPADPDILYVSRSGNVFYKSTNVSAATPTWTDLTSNLPNNANVMTIESHSTMKNRVWITQSNKVYQSDDGGSNWTNISSGLPNIPLLSLVFDSSSRLQGMYIGTYMGVFYKDTTMSSWQWYNDNMPINTRVNDIEIYYSPQGRDKSHVVCGTYGRGNWRSPLYDEDLEAPIAGMEYSSNKLCLGETLSLTDTSENLPTAWLWKFSPNTVSFVNGTDSCSQHPQVVFNAKGKYSVKFYAENCAGYDSLEMIDFVEVFSSIKAASCTPKTNNTTINAGFGTYSVSIDGKTVTSSGTRSEGEYLDMACQEIFTLKNDTSYFVDVTHGKSYKEYLKIYIDFNNNGNLEDAGELVVDAANGFTHHDTIQIPITAVTNTLIRMRVMGDYGTIQHSCDTLGYGQTEDYGVVLEALKPIPHFVIDTNSICQNGFVTLTDSSVGSIYKRRWYMSKYGTLTFKSDLDGPVTFNLPDTGYYYAELVLNDSIVSKRIDSIVYVKPIPKTNLGVINGSNTVCEGASVVLKNTTNYKTASFEWYRNGAKMNGLSDSIITLGNVVVADSGTLVSTVSLNGCSATSNSLKVKVNPTPKPKFVFNKADTCWSNNGFDMVNTSTLSSGTMSYKWSFDDGNTSTKTDVSHTYLDTGSRAIKLVVTSNFGCKDSISKNIHVWANPTANWQFNQQTQCLNENKYICTNLSSVPYGSIVKYHWDFGNGDTTNTPDATVSFSKAGKYDIIFTVTSNKGCSAVLPQRAIVAQSPTADIGLVQQNVCLADNLFDFTDNSLGGNIVSHQWTFGDGNTSTTADNLGYSYGNAGNYQVDLVVKTDSNCYDTATRMIDVYASPIAAFTINDTSQCEKGNNIIIANKTLSNGATIAATNWDFGNGNTSNNANPASFSYTAEGNYSIQMIVRSDKNCNDTATQNVRINASPKAQFSGGIICLGDTVQFQNSSTISTGRIVSNTWDFGDKITSSSLNPWHVYKKAGTYQIQLIVESALGCKDTLTDKTAALVYDKPTADFTYKKLASFDATTEMLFEENAQNANSWNWQILGISSGSGQSYQWQFTDTGTFAIMLWVENANGCRDTIIKQIFVFPDGELMVPTSFSPNNDGLNEVFKPYGVRFVKEFEMTIYNRWGEQIFNSIDPSIGWDGTYLGKQVPAGQYAITIKVLDFSNEKIIYNNTITILR